Proteins from a single region of Salipiger sp. H15:
- a CDS encoding LysR substrate-binding domain-containing protein, whose translation MRFNKLDMNLLAALDILLKTRSVTRAAEEMFITQSAMSNALGRLRTFFDDPLLVQVGRGMELSPLAETLQEPVREIMMRVESATRIRPVFDPLTDARTFNIVISDYSLAVLGAQLSRRVAEEAPNIRLNLRPQHADPAKLLDRGEADMLIVPDYLGASEQEHEILFEDELVVLIDGSGPHAGAEMTLERFAAAPQVLMEPLTGQESYSAVAIRNAGIVPRKVLSSYLFSSIPELIRGTDRIGLIQRRLAQIAVARGGMEVHPAPFAVAPLRQSLRWHAHRTRDPGLIWMRGLLKACVADAEREG comes from the coding sequence ATGCGTTTCAACAAGCTCGACATGAACCTGCTGGCGGCGCTCGACATTCTGCTGAAGACCCGCAGCGTGACGCGGGCGGCGGAGGAGATGTTCATCACCCAGTCGGCCATGTCGAACGCGCTGGGGCGGCTGCGGACCTTCTTCGACGACCCCTTGCTGGTGCAGGTGGGGCGGGGGATGGAACTCTCGCCGCTGGCCGAGACGCTGCAGGAGCCGGTGCGCGAGATCATGATGCGGGTGGAGAGCGCCACGCGCATCCGTCCGGTCTTCGATCCGCTCACCGACGCGCGGACCTTCAACATCGTCATCTCGGACTATTCGCTGGCCGTGCTCGGCGCGCAGCTGTCGCGCCGGGTGGCCGAGGAGGCGCCGAACATCCGGCTCAACCTGCGCCCGCAGCACGCCGACCCGGCCAAGCTGCTCGACCGCGGCGAGGCGGACATGCTGATCGTGCCCGACTACCTCGGTGCCAGCGAGCAGGAGCACGAGATCCTCTTCGAGGACGAGCTGGTCGTGCTCATCGACGGCAGCGGCCCGCATGCCGGGGCCGAGATGACGCTCGAACGCTTCGCCGCCGCGCCGCAGGTGCTGATGGAGCCGCTGACCGGGCAGGAGAGCTATTCCGCCGTGGCGATCCGCAACGCCGGGATCGTGCCGCGCAAGGTGCTGTCCTCCTACCTCTTCTCGTCGATCCCCGAGCTGATCCGCGGCACCGACCGGATCGGCCTCATCCAGCGGCGCCTCGCGCAGATCGCCGTCGCCCGTGGCGGGATGGAGGTGCACCCTGCGCCCTTCGCGGTGGCGCCGCTGCGGCAGAGCCTGCGCTGGCACGCGCACCGCACGCGCGATCCGGGGCTGATCTGGATGCGCGGCCTGCTCAAGGCCTGCGTGGCGGATGCGGAACGGGAGGGATGA
- a CDS encoding FAD-dependent oxidoreductase — protein sequence MAAVQKVLVIGGGFSGMSAAIMLARGGVETHLVEIDAGWRSYGAGISLHGATLRVFAQLGILDAFKQTGAATDGLVVRMPHNDQVIVTIPTPPMPGTGLPGNAAIMRPALAAILAEATRAAGVSVRLGCSFETLDEDESGVTVSFTDGSTGRYDAVIGADGLFSRTRATLMPDAPRPAYVGQAVWRAELPTPEGVETLNMWLGKGLKVGINPVSEGRSYMFVTEDRPSNDWVGDAELLPRMKAMLDQFPSPILTKVKDALSEDSKLIYRPLEKMLLPQPWHVGRIMLIGDAVHATTPHLGAGACIGMEDGLVLAEELLRAGTVAEAFAAHEARRWERCSMVVTNSARLSEIEVTGGDQGEHNAIMGRSMMALTEPV from the coding sequence ATGGCAGCGGTACAGAAGGTTCTGGTCATCGGCGGCGGCTTTTCGGGCATGTCCGCGGCGATCATGCTGGCGCGCGGCGGCGTCGAGACCCACCTCGTCGAGATCGACGCCGGCTGGCGCAGCTACGGCGCGGGGATCAGCCTGCACGGCGCGACGCTGCGGGTCTTCGCCCAGCTCGGCATCCTTGATGCCTTCAAGCAGACCGGCGCCGCAACCGACGGGCTGGTGGTGCGCATGCCGCACAATGACCAGGTCATCGTCACCATCCCCACCCCGCCGATGCCCGGCACCGGCCTTCCGGGCAATGCCGCGATCATGCGCCCGGCGCTGGCGGCGATCCTCGCCGAGGCGACCCGCGCGGCGGGTGTGTCGGTCAGGCTCGGCTGCAGCTTCGAGACGCTGGACGAGGACGAAAGCGGCGTCACCGTCAGCTTCACCGATGGCAGCACCGGCCGCTACGACGCGGTGATCGGCGCCGACGGGCTCTTCTCCAGGACCCGCGCCACGCTGATGCCGGATGCGCCGAGGCCCGCCTATGTCGGGCAGGCCGTCTGGCGCGCCGAGCTGCCGACGCCGGAGGGGGTCGAGACGCTCAACATGTGGCTCGGCAAGGGGCTGAAGGTCGGGATCAACCCGGTCTCCGAGGGGCGCAGCTACATGTTCGTCACCGAGGACCGCCCGAGCAACGACTGGGTCGGCGACGCCGAGCTGCTGCCGCGCATGAAGGCGATGCTGGACCAGTTCCCCTCGCCGATCCTCACCAAGGTGAAGGACGCGCTGAGCGAGGACAGCAAGCTGATCTACCGCCCGCTCGAGAAGATGCTGCTGCCGCAGCCATGGCACGTGGGCCGCATCATGCTGATCGGCGACGCGGTGCACGCGACCACGCCGCATCTCGGCGCCGGGGCCTGCATCGGCATGGAAGACGGTCTGGTCCTCGCCGAGGAACTGCTGCGCGCCGGGACCGTGGCCGAAGCCTTTGCCGCGCACGAGGCGCGGCGCTGGGAGCGCTGCAGCATGGTCGTCACCAACTCGGCGCGCCTCTCGGAGATCGAGGTCACCGGCGGCGACCAGGGCGAGCACAACGCGATCATGGGCCGCTCGATGATGGCGCTGACCGAGCCGGTCTGA
- a CDS encoding nuclear transport factor 2 family protein, with translation MDDEAAILARLDALAAGFNAHDIDAIMAFFAEDSSLDLPRGPEPHGSRFTGRDDVRRGLMTRFETTPDVHYGEIENFVCGETGISKWLLTGTTPAGEKVRVRGCDFYTFREGKVIRKDSYWKIVV, from the coding sequence ATGGATGACGAAGCAGCGATACTCGCCAGGCTCGATGCCCTGGCCGCGGGTTTCAACGCCCATGACATCGACGCGATCATGGCCTTCTTCGCGGAGGACAGCAGCCTCGACCTTCCCCGCGGACCCGAGCCGCACGGCAGCCGGTTCACCGGGCGCGACGACGTGCGGCGCGGGCTGATGACCCGGTTCGAGACCACCCCCGACGTGCACTACGGCGAGATCGAGAATTTCGTCTGCGGCGAGACGGGAATCTCGAAATGGCTGCTCACCGGCACAACGCCGGCCGGAGAGAAGGTCCGCGTCCGCGGCTGCGACTTCTACACGTTCCGGGAGGGCAAGGTGATCCGCAAGGATTCCTACTGGAAGATCGTAGTCTAG
- a CDS encoding alpha/beta fold hydrolase, translated as MAMFNYFPNYVWNLTVSIALASGAEIGEIMDMCQPLLEKAKNGEDAGTRDFMVEWVRVADKLTAIATEEEAEGRLFSAGDKLKRAALYYILAERMQGQGDPERMVTYRKGLANFLKGTEYSGESVRRFEIPYGDKVIPVLYTPAQGASGPAPAVVYLNGLDSCKELLYWSFLPHELAKRGIATLCVDQPGTGESLRLQDMPAHFDSEAWGTPVYEWLAAREDVDAARIGITGISLGGYYAPRVCANEPRYASGAVWGANHNWAEVQQKRLKREGENPVPHYWNHVMWVFGAKDMDDFLAKAAGFCLDGQMEKIRVPFLVTHGANDRQIALDYAHQSYDQLVNSPRRELKIFTDREGGVEHVGADNMTYGRNFIADWFAETLGGRLKSEG; from the coding sequence ATGGCGATGTTCAACTATTTCCCCAACTACGTCTGGAACCTGACGGTCTCCATCGCGCTCGCCTCGGGGGCCGAGATCGGCGAGATCATGGACATGTGCCAGCCGCTGCTCGAGAAGGCCAAGAACGGCGAGGACGCGGGCACCCGCGACTTCATGGTCGAATGGGTGCGCGTCGCCGACAAGCTGACCGCGATCGCCACCGAGGAAGAGGCCGAGGGCAGGCTCTTCTCGGCCGGGGACAAGCTAAAGCGCGCGGCGCTCTACTACATCCTTGCCGAGCGGATGCAGGGCCAGGGCGATCCCGAGCGGATGGTGACCTACCGCAAGGGCCTCGCGAACTTCCTCAAGGGCACCGAGTATTCCGGCGAAAGCGTGCGGCGCTTCGAGATCCCCTATGGCGACAAGGTGATCCCGGTGCTCTACACCCCGGCGCAGGGCGCCTCCGGTCCCGCGCCGGCGGTGGTCTACCTGAACGGTCTCGATAGCTGCAAGGAGCTGCTCTACTGGTCCTTCCTGCCGCACGAGCTGGCCAAGCGCGGCATCGCCACGCTCTGCGTCGACCAGCCCGGCACCGGCGAGAGCCTGCGCCTGCAGGACATGCCCGCGCATTTCGACAGCGAGGCATGGGGCACCCCGGTCTACGAATGGCTCGCCGCACGCGAAGACGTGGACGCCGCCCGCATCGGCATCACCGGCATCTCGCTCGGCGGCTACTACGCGCCGCGGGTCTGCGCCAACGAGCCGCGCTACGCCTCGGGCGCGGTCTGGGGCGCCAACCACAACTGGGCCGAGGTGCAGCAGAAGCGCCTCAAGCGCGAGGGCGAGAACCCGGTGCCGCATTACTGGAACCACGTCATGTGGGTGTTCGGCGCGAAGGACATGGATGACTTCCTCGCCAAGGCCGCGGGCTTCTGCCTCGACGGGCAGATGGAGAAGATCAGGGTGCCCTTCCTCGTCACCCATGGCGCGAACGACCGGCAGATCGCGCTGGATTACGCGCATCAGTCCTACGACCAGCTGGTGAATTCCCCGCGCCGCGAGCTGAAGATCTTCACCGACCGCGAAGGCGGGGTCGAGCACGTCGGCGCCGACAACATGACCTACGGGCGGAACTTCATCGCCGACTGGTTCGCCGAGACGCTTGGCGGCCGGCTGAAGTCGGAGGGCTGA
- a CDS encoding fumarylacetoacetate hydrolase family protein yields the protein MRFATLPNGSPDGRLHLLSRDNARCSPAEGVQSLRLLMEDWETFAPALEAQYAALNAGGGAPFDPERALAPLPRAWQWLDGSAYDSHGALMQKVFGLDPNPPGRPLMYQGMSDRFLGATQDVPLPSEEDGIDFEGEFGVICDHVPMGSTPAEAASRIRLVVQINDWSLRAIAPVEMKTGFGWVQAKPACAVAPVALTPDELGDAWRDARIDLPLRVELNAEPFGNAEGYPMSYGFDQLLAHAARSRDLVAGTVLGSGTVSNDNYREVGSSCLAERRAIELLDEGAPRTPYMGFGDRVFMECRGRDHAPLFGAIDQQVIRGGRT from the coding sequence ATGCGCTTCGCCACGCTTCCGAACGGCAGCCCCGACGGGCGGCTGCACCTCCTCTCCCGCGACAACGCGCGCTGCTCGCCTGCCGAGGGAGTGCAGAGCCTGCGCCTCCTGATGGAGGACTGGGAGACCTTCGCCCCGGCACTCGAGGCGCAATATGCCGCGCTGAACGCGGGCGGCGGCGCGCCCTTCGATCCCGAGCGCGCCCTCGCCCCCCTGCCCCGTGCCTGGCAATGGCTCGACGGCTCGGCCTATGACAGCCACGGCGCGCTCATGCAGAAGGTCTTCGGCCTCGATCCCAACCCGCCGGGCCGGCCGCTGATGTACCAGGGCATGTCCGACCGCTTCCTTGGCGCCACGCAGGACGTCCCGCTGCCGTCTGAAGAGGACGGCATCGACTTCGAGGGCGAGTTCGGCGTGATCTGCGATCACGTCCCGATGGGCAGCACCCCCGCCGAGGCCGCGTCGCGCATCCGGCTGGTGGTGCAGATCAACGACTGGTCGCTGCGCGCCATCGCGCCGGTCGAGATGAAGACCGGCTTCGGCTGGGTGCAGGCCAAGCCCGCCTGCGCCGTCGCCCCGGTCGCGTTGACCCCGGACGAGCTGGGCGACGCCTGGCGCGATGCCCGCATCGACCTGCCGCTGCGGGTCGAGCTCAATGCCGAGCCCTTCGGCAACGCCGAGGGCTACCCGATGAGCTACGGTTTCGATCAGCTGCTCGCCCATGCCGCGCGCTCGCGCGACCTGGTGGCGGGCACCGTGCTGGGTTCCGGCACCGTGTCCAATGACAACTACCGCGAGGTGGGCTCGTCCTGCCTTGCCGAGCGCCGGGCGATCGAGCTGCTCGACGAAGGCGCGCCGCGCACGCCCTACATGGGCTTCGGCGACCGGGTGTTCATGGAATGCCGCGGCCGCGATCACGCGCCGCTCTTCGGCGCCATCGACCAGCAGGTCATCAGGGGAGGCCGCACATGA
- a CDS encoding Rieske (2Fe-2S) protein produces MSAGQLRLCHRDDVPEGAARGFLPLPGAPRNVIVVKRGGQLHGYMDACPHYRGGTPMAWRRDAYLNGDGTHIACHAHGALFDIETGACVSGPCLGRNLTRVPLTEAEDGSISVPAQVAGRAAREG; encoded by the coding sequence ATGAGCGCGGGCCAGCTGAGGCTGTGCCACCGGGACGACGTTCCCGAGGGCGCGGCCCGCGGCTTCCTACCCCTGCCAGGCGCCCCGCGCAACGTCATCGTGGTGAAGCGCGGCGGGCAGCTGCATGGCTACATGGACGCCTGCCCGCACTACCGCGGCGGCACGCCGATGGCCTGGCGCAGGGACGCCTACCTGAACGGCGACGGCACGCATATCGCCTGCCACGCCCACGGCGCACTTTTTGACATCGAGACGGGGGCCTGCGTGTCGGGCCCCTGCCTGGGAAGAAACCTGACCCGCGTGCCTCTGACCGAGGCAGAGGACGGGTCCATCAGCGTCCCGGCACAGGTCGCCGGACGCGCAGCACGGGAGGGCTGA
- a CDS encoding cyclase family protein gives MSRRIIDLSVTLTDQVPADPPGMGPKIEYMEHSGGAREYAQMFGIPVEHQLDAAGAAVERLTLTTHNGTHLDAPWHYHPTMNKGERAITIDEVPLEWCMGPGVKLDFRHLPDGHVVSAAEMEAEFARIGHALRPGDIVLVNTRAGALYGQPGYVAAGCGIGREATLWLAERGMKVCGTDAWSWDAPLRAVAEKARATGQWELFWEGHKAGAETIYCHMEKLANLDQLPDTGFEVICFPVKVARGSAGWCRPVAILAD, from the coding sequence ATGAGCCGCAGGATCATCGACCTTTCGGTCACGCTGACCGACCAAGTGCCCGCCGACCCGCCGGGCATGGGGCCCAAGATCGAGTACATGGAGCATTCGGGCGGCGCGCGCGAGTACGCGCAGATGTTCGGCATCCCGGTCGAGCACCAGCTGGACGCCGCCGGCGCGGCGGTGGAGCGGCTGACGCTGACCACCCACAACGGCACGCATCTCGACGCGCCCTGGCACTACCACCCGACGATGAACAAGGGCGAGCGGGCGATCACCATCGACGAGGTGCCGCTCGAGTGGTGCATGGGGCCGGGCGTGAAGCTCGACTTCCGCCACCTGCCCGACGGCCATGTGGTCAGCGCCGCCGAGATGGAGGCGGAGTTCGCCCGGATCGGCCACGCGCTGCGGCCCGGCGACATCGTGCTGGTCAACACGCGGGCCGGCGCGCTCTACGGCCAGCCCGGCTATGTCGCCGCGGGTTGCGGCATCGGCCGCGAAGCGACGCTCTGGCTGGCCGAGCGCGGCATGAAGGTCTGCGGCACCGACGCCTGGAGCTGGGACGCGCCGCTGAGAGCGGTGGCGGAAAAGGCCAGGGCGACCGGTCAATGGGAGCTCTTCTGGGAAGGCCACAAGGCCGGGGCCGAGACCATCTATTGCCACATGGAAAAGCTCGCCAACCTCGATCAGCTGCCGGACACCGGCTTCGAGGTCATCTGCTTTCCCGTCAAGGTCGCCCGCGGCTCGGCCGGCTGGTGCCGCCCGGTGGCCATCCTCGCGGACTGA
- a CDS encoding MBL fold metallo-hydrolase has product MFKTHATALALLAATALPAMAETTFTVLGSGGGPIARAARSQPANLLQVNGRNIVIDAGDGLSIRLAAKRLRMGDVDDVVLSHLHFDHVGGLLAVLGQRFQTNPEKPVMIYGPPGTKALVDGMITGMGPAMEAAYGMADATIMTADELVQVQEIRGGETFTLGDVTVTTAKNTHYSFAHGSDLDAKYESLSFRFETPDRSIVYTGDTGWSDAVIELAQGADLLVSELIDLPSIMDTVRKTAPEHLVGEIEQHLSAHHVTPEEIGRMAVAADVGKVVATHIAAGARVTPEMTESWAQQISAIYGGEVAIAEDLQDY; this is encoded by the coding sequence ATGTTCAAGACCCACGCAACCGCGCTGGCGCTGCTGGCCGCCACCGCGCTTCCGGCCATGGCCGAGACCACGTTCACCGTGCTCGGCAGCGGCGGCGGGCCGATCGCCCGCGCCGCCCGCTCGCAGCCCGCGAACCTCTTGCAGGTCAACGGCCGCAACATCGTCATCGACGCCGGCGACGGGTTGTCGATCCGCCTCGCGGCCAAGCGCCTGCGCATGGGCGATGTCGATGACGTCGTGCTGAGCCACCTGCATTTCGACCACGTCGGCGGGCTGCTCGCCGTGCTCGGCCAGCGCTTCCAGACCAACCCCGAGAAGCCGGTGATGATCTACGGCCCGCCGGGCACCAAGGCGCTGGTGGACGGCATGATCACGGGCATGGGCCCGGCGATGGAGGCCGCCTACGGCATGGCCGATGCGACGATCATGACCGCGGACGAGCTGGTGCAGGTGCAGGAGATCCGCGGCGGCGAGACCTTCACCCTTGGCGATGTCACCGTGACCACCGCCAAAAACACCCACTACAGCTTTGCCCATGGCAGCGACCTCGATGCGAAGTACGAGTCCCTCTCGTTCCGCTTCGAGACCCCCGACCGCAGCATCGTCTACACCGGCGACACCGGCTGGTCCGACGCGGTGATCGAACTGGCGCAGGGCGCCGACCTGCTGGTCTCGGAACTCATCGACCTGCCGTCGATCATGGACACCGTGCGCAAGACCGCGCCCGAGCACCTCGTCGGCGAGATCGAGCAGCACCTCTCGGCGCATCACGTCACCCCCGAGGAGATCGGCCGCATGGCCGTCGCGGCGGACGTGGGCAAGGTCGTGGCGACGCATATCGCCGCGGGCGCGCGCGTCACCCCCGAGATGACCGAAAGCTGGGCGCAGCAGATCTCGGCCATCTACGGCGGCGAGGTCGCCATCGCCGAGGATCTGCAGGACTACTGA
- a CDS encoding MFS transporter, whose product MTDTGTSPAAMSAAPGIAKTGAAALVVGHCAGLVDLVALPVWVGALIARFGFGPREAGALVTLFLIGAVVASVLTARNFARLPRKALAVAGFALAALAFLLASRQSAFLPLAALHLLGGMANGVALSLVHGTMGRSGNPHRLFAIAGVGLGLFGVIYMGAVPPLLVQQGGAALFLAFGAIMAVATLATLLAFPDAGGRSDAPAARGPLAPGVLAVVAGVSLMTFNQAMVFSFVEVIGTARGFAPQAIVGTLIALGIVNFAGPAPLAALLEKRLPARRVVMAGPIVQAALALALTFATAFVVWAPVAAVFVGVQIFTHTFAFGLLARMDRSGRAAAATPAMLMTGSALGPIVGGMLMESLGIGALGVMAMGIAALSVTCFARGTRAER is encoded by the coding sequence ATGACTGATACCGGGACATCTCCGGCAGCGATGAGCGCTGCGCCGGGCATAGCCAAGACCGGGGCCGCCGCGCTCGTGGTCGGCCATTGCGCGGGTCTCGTCGACCTTGTCGCGCTGCCGGTCTGGGTGGGCGCGCTGATCGCCCGCTTCGGCTTCGGCCCGCGCGAGGCCGGGGCGCTGGTCACGCTGTTCCTGATCGGGGCGGTGGTGGCGAGCGTGCTGACCGCGCGCAATTTCGCCCGCCTTCCGCGCAAGGCGCTGGCGGTGGCGGGCTTCGCGCTGGCGGCGCTGGCCTTCCTGCTGGCCTCGCGGCAGAGCGCCTTCCTGCCGCTCGCCGCGCTGCACCTCTTGGGCGGCATGGCGAACGGCGTGGCGCTGAGCCTCGTGCACGGCACCATGGGCCGCTCGGGCAACCCGCACCGGCTCTTTGCCATCGCGGGCGTCGGGCTCGGCCTCTTCGGGGTGATCTACATGGGCGCGGTGCCGCCGCTGCTGGTCCAGCAGGGCGGCGCGGCGCTCTTCCTCGCCTTCGGCGCGATCATGGCGGTGGCGACGCTGGCGACGCTGCTCGCCTTCCCCGATGCCGGGGGCCGCAGCGACGCCCCCGCCGCGCGCGGACCGCTGGCGCCCGGCGTGCTGGCCGTGGTCGCGGGGGTGAGCCTCATGACCTTCAACCAGGCGATGGTCTTCTCCTTCGTCGAGGTGATCGGCACCGCCCGGGGCTTCGCGCCGCAGGCCATCGTCGGCACGCTGATCGCCTTGGGGATCGTAAACTTCGCCGGCCCCGCCCCGCTCGCCGCGCTGCTGGAGAAACGCCTGCCCGCGCGCCGCGTGGTGATGGCCGGGCCAATCGTGCAGGCCGCCCTTGCGCTGGCGCTGACCTTCGCCACCGCCTTCGTGGTCTGGGCCCCGGTCGCGGCGGTCTTCGTGGGGGTGCAGATCTTCACCCACACCTTCGCCTTCGGGCTGCTGGCGCGCATGGACAGGTCCGGTCGCGCCGCCGCCGCCACCCCGGCGATGCTGATGACCGGCTCGGCGCTCGGCCCGATCGTCGGCGGGATGCTGATGGAGAGCCTCGGGATCGGGGCGCTCGGGGTCATGGCCATGGGCATCGCCGCCCTGTCGGTGACCTGCTTCGCCCGCGGCACCCGCGCCGAACGCTGA
- a CDS encoding VOC family protein, whose amino-acid sequence MRIIGPDYLVFGVDDLEGSKTYLADFGLKPVQLDATGWLFETLDGTGVIIRPKGDPKLPAPLETKNMLRQQVYGVEDAAALDAIEAEMSRDRRVTRLADGAIEFRDDLGFELRFQVSIRRPLSMPAEKINAPGAPAQRAPNELGVTDDMAALPRSLSHVVLFVPDMDKMVRFFCDRLGFVITDVLTGAGPFLRPAANDDHHTLFFIRTPAYMMGCEHLAFHMGGPTELMVAGDRFVRKGYQSFWGPGRHKFGSNWFWYFNSPLGVHFEYDADMDKHDDTWVAREAPNGPEASQMFLLQWREKWAPGGGPEGGSGKP is encoded by the coding sequence ATGCGCATCATCGGACCCGACTACCTGGTGTTCGGGGTGGACGATCTGGAGGGATCGAAGACCTACCTTGCCGATTTCGGCCTGAAGCCGGTGCAGCTCGACGCGACCGGCTGGCTCTTCGAGACCCTCGACGGCACCGGCGTCATCATCCGCCCCAAGGGCGACCCCAAGCTGCCCGCCCCGCTCGAGACCAAGAACATGCTGCGCCAGCAGGTCTACGGCGTCGAGGACGCGGCCGCGCTCGACGCGATCGAGGCCGAGATGTCCAGGGACCGCCGGGTAACGCGGCTCGCCGATGGCGCGATCGAGTTCCGGGACGACCTCGGCTTCGAGCTGCGCTTCCAGGTGAGCATCCGCCGCCCGCTCTCGATGCCCGCCGAGAAGATCAACGCCCCCGGCGCCCCGGCGCAGCGCGCGCCGAACGAGCTCGGCGTCACCGACGACATGGCCGCCCTGCCGCGCTCGCTGAGCCACGTGGTGCTTTTCGTGCCCGACATGGACAAGATGGTCCGCTTCTTCTGCGACCGCCTCGGCTTCGTCATCACCGACGTGCTGACCGGCGCGGGCCCTTTCCTGCGCCCGGCGGCGAACGACGATCACCACACGCTCTTCTTCATCCGCACCCCCGCCTACATGATGGGCTGCGAGCACCTCGCCTTCCACATGGGCGGGCCGACCGAGCTGATGGTGGCGGGCGACCGCTTCGTGCGGAAGGGCTACCAGAGCTTCTGGGGTCCGGGTCGCCACAAGTTCGGCTCTAACTGGTTCTGGTACTTCAACAGCCCGCTCGGCGTGCATTTCGAATACGACGCCGACATGGACAAGCACGACGACACATGGGTCGCGCGCGAGGCGCCGAACGGCCCCGAGGCGAGTCAGATGTTCCTGCTGCAGTGGCGCGAGAAATGGGCCCCCGGCGGCGGCCCCGAGGGCGGTTCCGGAAAACCATGA